The proteins below come from a single Catenulispora sp. EB89 genomic window:
- a CDS encoding RNA polymerase sigma factor, with protein sequence MSASTSRPLPAEIAESAHLVALIERGRAQGHIAADEVRQAFEEADIPMAKAKSVMRALTTVLHEEGVDLTVNAAQSAGVARKRVAAASKTAAKKTTTATAAKTTTAKKAVAKPAAPVLATANGASEDADAEAAKAPAKKTAVKKAVAKKTTAAADGEAETGNGPAKKGAAKKAAPAKKGASGKKDGDEDGDEAELEEDVDLELELDDEEAPDLEVAAADEEGEETTETEGAAPGEDKEEGFVLSDDEDDAPAQQVASAGATADPVKDYLKQIGKVPLLNAEQEVELAKRIEAGLFAEEKLNDGEPLTPEFRRELDIIAEDGRRAKNHLLEANLRLVVSLAKRYTGRGMLFLDLIQEGNLGLIRAVEKFDYTKGYKFSTYATWWIRQAITRAMADQARTIRIPVHMVEVINKLARVQRQMLQDLGREPTPEELAKELDMTPEKVVEVQKYGREPISLHTPLGEDGDSEFGDLIEDSEAVVPADAVSFTLLQEQLHSVLDTLSEREAGVVSMRFGLTDGQPKTLDEIGKVYGVTRERIRQIESKTMSKLRHPSRSQVLRDYLD encoded by the coding sequence GTGTCGGCCAGCACTTCCCGTCCACTGCCCGCCGAGATCGCCGAGTCCGCCCACCTCGTGGCGCTCATCGAGCGGGGCAGGGCGCAGGGACACATTGCCGCAGACGAGGTGCGGCAAGCCTTTGAAGAGGCGGACATCCCGATGGCCAAGGCCAAGAGCGTCATGCGGGCCCTGACCACCGTACTGCACGAGGAGGGCGTCGACCTGACGGTCAACGCCGCGCAGAGCGCCGGGGTCGCGCGCAAGCGCGTCGCCGCGGCGAGCAAGACGGCGGCCAAGAAGACGACCACGGCCACCGCGGCCAAGACGACCACGGCCAAGAAGGCCGTCGCCAAGCCCGCGGCCCCCGTGCTCGCCACCGCCAACGGCGCGTCCGAGGACGCGGACGCCGAGGCCGCCAAGGCCCCGGCCAAGAAGACCGCGGTGAAGAAGGCCGTGGCGAAGAAGACGACGGCGGCCGCCGACGGCGAGGCCGAGACCGGCAACGGCCCGGCCAAGAAGGGCGCGGCGAAGAAGGCCGCCCCGGCCAAGAAGGGCGCGTCCGGCAAGAAGGACGGCGACGAGGACGGCGACGAGGCCGAACTCGAGGAAGACGTCGACCTGGAGCTGGAGCTCGACGACGAGGAGGCCCCCGATCTGGAGGTCGCCGCCGCCGACGAGGAAGGCGAGGAAACCACCGAGACCGAAGGCGCGGCCCCCGGCGAGGACAAGGAGGAGGGGTTCGTCCTCTCCGACGACGAGGACGACGCCCCGGCCCAGCAGGTCGCCTCCGCCGGTGCCACCGCGGACCCGGTGAAGGACTACCTCAAGCAGATCGGCAAGGTCCCGCTGCTCAACGCCGAGCAGGAGGTCGAGCTCGCCAAGCGCATCGAGGCCGGCCTGTTCGCCGAGGAGAAGCTGAACGACGGCGAGCCGCTGACCCCGGAGTTCCGGCGCGAGCTGGACATCATCGCCGAGGACGGCCGCCGGGCCAAGAACCACCTGCTGGAGGCGAACCTGCGTCTGGTGGTCTCGCTGGCCAAGCGCTACACCGGCCGCGGCATGCTGTTCCTGGACCTGATCCAGGAGGGCAACCTCGGTCTGATCCGCGCGGTGGAGAAGTTCGACTACACCAAGGGCTACAAGTTCTCGACCTACGCGACGTGGTGGATCCGTCAGGCCATCACCCGCGCCATGGCCGACCAGGCGCGGACCATCCGCATCCCGGTCCACATGGTCGAGGTCATCAACAAGCTGGCCCGTGTGCAGCGCCAGATGCTCCAGGACCTCGGGCGCGAGCCCACCCCGGAGGAGCTGGCCAAGGAGCTGGACATGACGCCTGAGAAGGTCGTCGAGGTCCAGAAGTACGGCCGCGAGCCGATCTCCCTGCACACCCCCCTCGGCGAGGACGGCGACAGCGAGTTCGGCGACCTCATCGAGGACTCCGAGGCGGTCGTCCCGGCCGACGCGGTGTCGTTCACGCTGCTGCAGGAACAGCTGCACTCGGTGCTCGACACGCTCAGCGAGCGGGAGGCCGGCGTGGTGTCCATGCGGTTCGGGCTGACCGACGGCCAGCCGAAGACGCTGGACGAGATCGGCAAGGTCTACGGGGTCACGCGCGAGCGGATCCGGCAGATCGAGAGCAAGACGATGTCCAAGCTGCGGCACCCGTCGCGGTCTCAGGTGCTGCGCGACTACCTGGACTAG
- a CDS encoding ABC transporter codes for MSALIRYYVALLLRSGRWLPATIFYAAIVSIGTQGSAKVGEALGYAGAGLVPSVAWLTRAALTAEPEAARHCVAGAVGPRRPHIAALAAAAIVGFVPAAGGAAGMLAAVGSVHPTTALTAGLLTMATCVVAGSAVGALCNPPLLIRATWAIPIAGILAITVLVAAGSPVNAAIRGITPIDRAPRLPLLPAVLVIAATAVCWTVSTYVAARKEFHVGETD; via the coding sequence ATGTCGGCACTGATCCGCTACTACGTCGCACTCCTCCTGCGCTCCGGCCGCTGGCTCCCGGCGACGATCTTCTACGCGGCGATCGTCAGCATCGGAACACAGGGCTCGGCGAAGGTCGGCGAAGCCCTCGGGTACGCCGGCGCGGGCCTGGTCCCGTCGGTGGCCTGGCTGACGCGCGCCGCCCTGACCGCCGAACCCGAGGCCGCGCGGCACTGCGTGGCCGGAGCCGTGGGCCCGCGGCGCCCGCACATCGCGGCACTGGCCGCGGCGGCGATCGTCGGCTTCGTCCCGGCGGCCGGCGGCGCGGCGGGCATGCTGGCCGCGGTCGGCAGCGTCCACCCCACGACCGCACTGACCGCGGGCCTGCTCACGATGGCGACCTGCGTCGTCGCCGGCAGCGCAGTCGGCGCCCTGTGCAACCCGCCGCTCCTGATCCGCGCCACCTGGGCCATCCCGATCGCCGGCATCCTGGCCATCACGGTGCTGGTGGCCGCCGGCTCGCCGGTGAACGCGGCCATCCGCGGGATCACCCCGATCGACCGGGCCCCACGGCTGCCGCTGCTGCCGGCGGTGTTGGTGATCGCCGCGACAGCGGTGTGCTGGACGGTGTCGACGTATGTGGCCGCGCGCAAGGAGTTCCACGTCGGCGAGACGGACTGA
- a CDS encoding ATP-binding cassette domain-containing protein, producing MLLEGIGKRYRVGGPWVLRDVRLELRPGRVVRIHGHNGSGKSTLLRVIAGIAEPSRGRVNGRPSTGYVPERFPPALPFTAGQYLRHHARMRGVAASQGTRWLERFGAAQFAGTAMKELSKGTSQKIAVAQALLGDPELLVLDEAWTGLDVAARDELAEVVRERAGDGACVVFVDHDPARLGDGTDERWVVRDGALHAADEEFARDAVAKSQLITIEVTGIPTELSLLPGAEITSGGDGLHRIVVDAALSDEVLRRLLALGPELHIVAVSQSSAQIRAKEAS from the coding sequence GTGCTTCTCGAGGGGATCGGCAAGCGGTATCGCGTCGGCGGGCCATGGGTACTGCGTGACGTGCGGCTGGAGCTGCGGCCGGGGCGGGTCGTGCGGATCCACGGCCACAACGGCAGCGGGAAGTCGACGCTGCTGCGGGTGATCGCGGGGATCGCGGAGCCGTCCAGAGGTCGGGTGAACGGACGTCCGTCGACCGGCTACGTGCCGGAGCGGTTCCCGCCCGCGCTGCCGTTCACCGCCGGGCAGTACCTGCGGCACCACGCACGGATGCGGGGCGTCGCGGCGTCGCAGGGCACGCGGTGGCTGGAGCGGTTCGGGGCGGCGCAGTTCGCCGGGACCGCGATGAAGGAGCTGTCGAAGGGGACGTCGCAGAAGATCGCCGTGGCGCAGGCGCTGCTCGGCGATCCGGAGCTGCTGGTGCTGGACGAGGCGTGGACGGGGTTGGACGTCGCGGCCCGCGACGAGCTCGCTGAGGTGGTGCGGGAGCGGGCCGGGGACGGGGCGTGCGTGGTGTTCGTGGACCACGATCCGGCGCGGCTGGGGGACGGCACGGACGAGCGGTGGGTGGTGCGGGACGGGGCGCTTCATGCGGCTGACGAGGAGTTCGCTCGCGATGCCGTTGCCAAGTCGCAGCTGATCACCATCGAGGTGACTGGCATCCCGACCGAGCTCTCACTCCTGCCGGGGGCCGAGATCACCTCAGGGGGCGATGGCCTGCACCGGATCGTCGTCGATGCAGCCCTCTCGGACGAGGTGCTGAGGCGTCTCCTGGCCCTCGGACCGGAGCTACACATCGTCGCTGTATCGCAGTCCTCCGCTCAGATCCGTGCGAAGGAGGCATCCTGA
- a CDS encoding type IIA DNA topoisomerase subunit B, which produces MSAQGRPAPSADKDGSYTARHLLVLEGLDAVRKRPGMYIGSNDGRGLMHCLWEIIDNSVDEALAGFGDKIEIILHKDGSAEVRDTGRGIPVDVEPKTGLSGVEVVMTMLHAGGKFGGGSYAASGGLHGVGASVVNALSSRVDMEVDRAGSVHAISFQRGVPGVFDGDGPEAKFKAESGLRKVGKVSRAKGASPTGTRTRFWPDRQIFLKDAEFVLEDLHARARQTAFLVPGLTIVVVDEREGGHDEEVFSYAGGISEFVEFLSPDRPITDTLRFTGSGKFTETVPVLDEQGHMTPADIERELFVDVALRWGTEYDTVVRSFVNIIATPKGGTHLVGFGKGLLKAANEQLRAAKLLKVNDDDVIREDVFEGLTAVVTVRLAEPQFEGQTKEVLGTPAANRIVARVVDNAFKEFLTSAKRNDKPMARGVLEKIANAARTRITARQHKEAQRRKNALETSALPAKLADCRSDDVDRSEMFIIEGDSAMGSAKAARNSEFQALLPIRGKILNVQKSSIADMLKNAECAAIIQVVGAGSGRSFDLDQARYGKVILMADADVDGSHIRCLLLTLFHRYMRPMLEAGRVYAAVPPLHRIEVIGAGRAKNEYIYTYSDNEMRRTVAELLKKGKRIKEPIQRYKGLGEMDADQLAETTMDPRHRTLRRITVADGESADKAFDLLMGNDVAPRREFIINSAAVLDRSRIDA; this is translated from the coding sequence GTGAGTGCGCAAGGCAGGCCCGCGCCGTCCGCCGACAAGGACGGCTCCTACACCGCGCGGCACCTCCTTGTCCTCGAGGGACTCGACGCGGTCCGCAAGCGTCCCGGCATGTACATCGGCTCGAACGACGGCCGCGGTCTCATGCACTGCCTGTGGGAGATCATCGACAACTCGGTCGACGAGGCTCTGGCCGGGTTCGGGGACAAGATCGAGATCATCCTGCACAAGGACGGCTCGGCCGAGGTGCGGGACACCGGCCGCGGCATCCCGGTGGACGTGGAGCCCAAGACCGGCCTGAGCGGCGTCGAGGTCGTCATGACGATGCTGCACGCCGGCGGGAAGTTCGGCGGCGGCTCCTACGCCGCCTCCGGCGGCCTGCACGGCGTCGGCGCCTCGGTGGTGAACGCCCTGAGCTCCCGGGTGGACATGGAGGTCGACCGGGCCGGCAGCGTGCACGCGATCTCCTTCCAGCGCGGCGTCCCCGGGGTGTTCGACGGCGACGGTCCGGAGGCGAAGTTCAAGGCCGAGTCCGGGCTGCGCAAGGTCGGCAAGGTCTCGCGCGCCAAGGGTGCGTCCCCGACCGGGACCCGGACCAGGTTCTGGCCGGACCGGCAGATCTTCCTGAAGGACGCCGAGTTCGTCCTGGAGGACCTGCACGCCCGGGCCCGGCAGACCGCGTTCCTGGTGCCGGGGCTGACCATCGTGGTCGTCGACGAGCGCGAGGGCGGGCACGACGAGGAGGTCTTCTCCTACGCCGGCGGCATCTCGGAGTTCGTGGAGTTCCTGTCCCCGGACCGCCCGATCACCGACACCCTGCGCTTCACCGGCTCCGGCAAGTTCACCGAGACCGTGCCGGTGCTCGACGAGCAGGGGCACATGACCCCGGCGGACATCGAGCGCGAGCTGTTCGTGGACGTGGCGCTGCGCTGGGGCACCGAGTACGACACCGTGGTCCGCTCGTTCGTGAACATCATCGCCACCCCCAAGGGCGGCACCCACCTGGTCGGCTTCGGCAAGGGGCTGCTGAAGGCGGCGAACGAGCAGCTGCGGGCGGCCAAGCTGCTGAAGGTCAACGACGACGACGTGATCCGCGAGGACGTCTTCGAGGGGCTGACCGCGGTGGTCACCGTGCGGCTGGCCGAGCCGCAGTTCGAGGGCCAGACCAAGGAGGTCCTGGGCACCCCGGCGGCGAACCGGATCGTGGCCCGGGTCGTGGACAACGCGTTCAAGGAGTTCCTGACCTCGGCCAAGCGCAACGACAAGCCGATGGCCCGCGGCGTGCTGGAGAAGATCGCCAACGCCGCCCGGACCCGGATCACCGCGCGCCAGCACAAGGAGGCGCAGCGCCGCAAGAACGCGCTGGAGACCTCGGCGCTGCCGGCCAAGCTGGCCGACTGCCGCTCGGACGACGTGGACCGCTCGGAGATGTTCATCATCGAGGGTGACTCGGCGATGGGCTCGGCCAAGGCCGCGCGCAACTCGGAGTTCCAGGCGCTGCTGCCGATCCGCGGCAAGATCCTGAACGTCCAGAAGTCCTCGATCGCCGACATGCTGAAGAACGCCGAGTGCGCGGCCATCATCCAGGTCGTCGGCGCCGGCTCGGGCCGGTCGTTCGACCTGGACCAGGCGCGCTACGGCAAGGTGATCCTGATGGCCGACGCCGACGTCGACGGCTCGCACATCCGCTGCCTGCTGCTGACGCTGTTCCACCGGTACATGCGGCCGATGCTGGAGGCCGGGCGCGTCTACGCCGCCGTCCCGCCGCTGCACCGGATCGAGGTGATCGGCGCGGGCCGGGCGAAGAACGAGTACATCTACACGTACTCGGACAACGAGATGCGCCGCACGGTCGCCGAGCTGCTGAAGAAGGGCAAGCGGATCAAGGAGCCGATCCAGCGCTACAAGGGCCTGGGCGAGATGGACGCCGACCAGCTGGCCGAGACCACGATGGACCCCCGGCACCGGACGCTGCGGCGGATCACGGTGGCCGACGGCGAATCCGCCGACAAGGCCTTCGACCTGCTGATGGGCAACGACGTGGCACCGCGCCGGGAGTTCATCATCAACTCGGCGGCGGTCCTGGACCGATCCCGGATCGACGCCTAG
- a CDS encoding SPFH domain-containing protein codes for MADITKRLFLSHFRGSPTNHVVHLRRGKVAHEGTGQAFWFRPLSAVLAEVPVDDRELPMLFHARTKDFQDVAVQASMTYRFIDPAVATRRLDFAVDPLTGQWRATPLEQVATLLTELAQQHALTLIATLELAETLASGTAAVQERVAGGLAADERLAETGIGVIGVRVVAVKPEADVERALRTPTRELIQQEADRAGFERRALAVERERAITENELQSKIELAMREENLVAQEGQNARRRATEQAAAARIAAEGDSDRARIAAEGEAERARIATASNAERARIVAEADADALRTRSSANVEDLRAVGAAQAENEAAKLAAYAGLDRNVLFALALREFAGQLPEIGTVNLTPDVVTGLLSKLANGAGGAAQGAGS; via the coding sequence ATGGCGGACATCACCAAGCGGCTGTTCCTGAGCCACTTCCGGGGCAGCCCGACCAACCACGTGGTGCACCTGCGGCGCGGCAAGGTCGCGCACGAGGGCACCGGCCAGGCGTTCTGGTTCCGGCCGCTGAGCGCGGTGCTGGCCGAGGTCCCGGTCGACGACCGCGAGCTGCCGATGCTGTTCCACGCGCGCACCAAGGACTTCCAGGACGTCGCCGTGCAGGCCTCGATGACCTACCGCTTCATCGACCCGGCGGTGGCCACCCGCCGCCTGGACTTCGCCGTCGACCCGCTCACCGGCCAGTGGCGGGCCACCCCGCTGGAGCAGGTCGCGACGCTGCTCACGGAGCTGGCCCAGCAGCACGCGCTGACCCTGATCGCGACCCTGGAGCTGGCCGAGACGCTCGCCTCGGGCACCGCCGCGGTCCAGGAGCGGGTGGCCGGCGGCCTGGCCGCGGACGAGCGCCTGGCCGAGACCGGCATCGGCGTGATCGGGGTCCGGGTGGTCGCGGTGAAGCCGGAGGCCGACGTGGAGCGCGCGCTGCGCACCCCGACCAGGGAGCTGATCCAGCAGGAGGCGGACCGCGCCGGGTTCGAGCGCCGGGCGCTGGCGGTCGAGCGCGAGCGCGCGATCACCGAGAACGAGCTGCAGAGCAAGATCGAGCTGGCCATGCGCGAGGAGAACCTGGTCGCGCAGGAGGGCCAGAACGCGCGCCGCCGCGCGACCGAGCAGGCGGCCGCGGCGCGGATCGCCGCCGAGGGCGACTCCGACCGGGCCCGGATCGCGGCCGAGGGCGAGGCGGAGCGCGCCCGGATCGCCACCGCGTCGAACGCCGAGCGGGCCCGGATCGTCGCCGAAGCCGACGCCGACGCACTGCGGACGCGCTCCTCGGCCAACGTCGAGGACCTGCGGGCCGTCGGTGCGGCGCAGGCGGAGAACGAGGCGGCGAAGCTGGCGGCGTACGCGGGGCTGGACCGCAACGTGCTGTTCGCGCTGGCGCTGCGCGAGTTCGCCGGGCAGCTGCCGGAGATCGGGACGGTGAACCTGACGCCGGACGTGGTGACCGGGCTGCTGTCGAAGCTGGCGAACGGGGCGGGCGGGGCCGCCCAGGGCGCGGGGTCCTGA
- a CDS encoding FadR/GntR family transcriptional regulator, whose product MSIPTHMTGTVAPVDTLPAAPSPVANTLAAAAGGTMTDSYLSLRAGTQARGLHGQLVQQLGRMIVAGELGADRPLVPEEIGRRFEVSRTVVRESLRVLEAKGMVTARPNVGTRIRPVPEWNLLDPDVIEWRAAGVAGLDQCRELAELRCAFEPLAAQLAAGRLSESAAARLSELAVLLKQAAANGDQPGYAKVDGEFHAVLVAECPNRMVEHLARVVTGAAESAGVRRRSCGPMGDAGAAAHQRLADEIAAGDGAAAAGVMRAMLSAQLEEHTPAYGLPGQRGQ is encoded by the coding sequence ATGAGCATTCCTACACACATGACCGGGACCGTCGCGCCCGTCGACACCCTTCCCGCCGCACCGTCCCCCGTCGCCAACACCCTGGCCGCCGCGGCCGGCGGCACGATGACCGACTCCTACCTGTCCCTGCGCGCCGGCACCCAGGCCCGCGGGCTGCACGGCCAGCTGGTCCAGCAGCTCGGCCGGATGATCGTGGCCGGCGAGCTCGGCGCGGACCGGCCGCTGGTCCCCGAGGAGATCGGCCGCCGCTTCGAGGTCTCGCGCACCGTGGTCCGCGAGTCGCTGCGGGTGCTGGAGGCCAAGGGCATGGTGACCGCGCGGCCGAACGTCGGGACCCGGATCCGCCCGGTCCCGGAGTGGAACCTGCTGGACCCGGACGTCATCGAGTGGCGCGCGGCCGGGGTCGCGGGCCTGGACCAGTGCCGCGAGCTGGCCGAGCTGCGCTGCGCGTTCGAGCCGCTGGCCGCGCAGCTGGCCGCGGGCCGGCTCTCGGAGTCCGCCGCGGCCCGGCTCTCGGAGCTGGCCGTGCTGCTGAAGCAGGCCGCCGCCAACGGCGACCAGCCCGGCTACGCCAAGGTCGACGGCGAGTTCCACGCGGTGCTGGTGGCCGAGTGCCCGAACCGGATGGTGGAGCACCTGGCGCGGGTGGTGACCGGGGCGGCCGAGAGCGCCGGGGTGCGGCGCCGGTCCTGCGGGCCGATGGGCGACGCCGGCGCGGCGGCGCACCAGCGGCTGGCCGACGAGATCGCGGCCGGCGACGGTGCGGCGGCGGCCGGTGTGATGCGTGCCATGCTCTCGGCTCAGCTCGAGGAGCACACTCCGGCCTACGGGCTGCCCGGACAGCGCGGACAGTGA